In the genome of Dermacentor silvarum isolate Dsil-2018 chromosome 1, BIME_Dsil_1.4, whole genome shotgun sequence, one region contains:
- the LOC125942471 gene encoding uncharacterized protein LOC125942471 — translation MTSCMRIFIVVADEPTFAFPHRYSIILLAVVDHKYHFRYINVGSPGRCHDASVYGRSKLHTLIENGTFSSPTAIIESINIPPIILCDQAFPLSPNLQKPFPNAQPGSREGVFNYNLSKTRRIVENGFGRLKARFRFVMKRMECKLKKAKLAIRAACVLHNICEAMKDSVELQWESEARALDMYAQPSRNTAECSGGGQEVRQALATYFWKKAQHVP, via the coding sequence ATGACTTCTTGCATGCGTATCTTCATAGTAGTTGCTGATGAACCCACATTTGCTTTCCCACACAGGTACAGCATCATACTCCTGGCAGTAGTGGACCACAAATACCATTTTAGGTATATCAACGTTGGAAGTCCCGGAAGGTGCCATGATGCCAGCGTGTATGGACGATCTAAGCTGCATACGCTGATCGAGAATGGGACCTTCAGCTCTCCCACGGCAATTATAGAGAGCATCAACATTCCGCCCATTATTCTGTGCGATCAGGCATTCCCCTTGTCACCGAACCTCCAAAAGCCATTTCCAAATGCTCAGCCTGGAAGCCGTGAAGGAGTGTTCAATTACAACCTTTCAAAGACTAGGAGGATTGTCGAGAATGGTTTCGGGAGGCTAAAGGCACGCTTTCGCTTCGTGATGAAAAGGATGGAGTGCAAGCTGAAGAAGGCCAAACTGGCTATTCGAGCTGCCTGTGTTCTTCACAATATCTGTGAGGCAATGAAAGACAGTGTAGAGCTCCAGTGGGAAAGCGAGGCACGTGCATTGGACATGTATGCACAGCCATCACGTAACACTGCAGAGTGCAGTGGGGGAGGGCAAGAGGTGAGGCAAGCCCTAGCAACCTATTTTTGGAAGAAGGCCCAGCACGTGCCATGA